A single Lolium perenne isolate Kyuss_39 chromosome 6, Kyuss_2.0, whole genome shotgun sequence DNA region contains:
- the LOC139832546 gene encoding uncharacterized protein, giving the protein MRRQPPLKPPSLHTPSRLPPAPPPPIPRRRHAPGNSSGFIGVRARSSDTFYAEICAGGARLTLGTLDTVEQAARTYDAADCESLVEAEFLAGYDGLVIAEQRCRCKQLQRRLAIAQADERAMEAWVAAFPQDVIDERAFYAQKKVERRVEKEDIHTRKRFI; this is encoded by the exons ATGCGTCGTCAACCACCGCTGAAACCTCCCTCCCTCCACACGCCCTCTCGCCTGCCACCCGCACCACCGCCGCCGAtaccgcgccgccgccatgcccCCGGCAACTCCTCCGGTTTCATCGGCGTGCGCGCCCGCTCGAGCGACACCTTCTATGCGGAGATCTGTGCCGGCGGTgctcgcctcaccctcggcaccttGGACACTGTCGAGCAGGCGGCGCGCACCTACGATGCAGCG GACTGCGAGTCGCTCGTGGAGGCAGAGTTCTTGGCCGGCTACGACGGCCTCGTCATCGCTGAGCAGCGCTGCCGCTGCAAGCAGCTTCAACGCCGCCTCGCCATTGCGCAGGCGGATGAACGCGCCATGGAGGCGTGGGTTGCCGCCTTCCCGCAGGACGTCATCGACGAGCGCGCCTTCTACGCCCAGAAGAAGGTGGAGCGCAGGGTGgagaaggaggacattcacacgcGTAAGCGCTTCATCTAG